One Candidatus Omnitrophota bacterium DNA segment encodes these proteins:
- a CDS encoding radical SAM protein: MINLSLPPVREILKRLIKEKSVKKAVGYANFMLSKKLPYFFSPLSMRISITNRCNLNCLFCSNQYTKDKKKDMSFEEFKYILGQFPFLEEVNLTSFGESFLNKDFFLMLEYLKKRRISAWCIDNFDLLNEKTARDLVNVGTIKKIYASIDGGDKATFEMLRGGAKFEDVVGNIKLLERQKLILNKKFPEIKLICTVSMKNIQNMGKIVELAKELNLKEVLFSPLLIMDNYSPGYEELIKTMMPSMGLYQEEGKKAVQKGRELGVNVCITEIKRFATDCYKWLWNEVDIGYDGAVWPCCRMDYGGDEKKNVPYGNIFKESFRRIWLSDRYRLTREKLSKGELVEACRYKGFCEEGV; the protein is encoded by the coding sequence ATGATAAATTTATCCCTTCCTCCAGTTAGAGAAATCTTGAAACGGTTGATTAAAGAAAAAAGCGTTAAAAAGGCAGTTGGTTATGCTAATTTTATGCTTTCAAAGAAGCTGCCGTATTTCTTTTCGCCTCTTAGCATGAGAATTTCCATCACAAATAGGTGTAACCTTAATTGTTTGTTTTGTTCAAACCAATATACTAAAGACAAAAAAAAGGATATGAGTTTTGAGGAGTTTAAATATATTTTAGGCCAATTCCCATTCTTAGAAGAAGTAAATTTAACTAGTTTCGGGGAGAGTTTTTTAAATAAAGATTTTTTTCTGATGTTGGAATACCTTAAGAAAAGGCGGATAAGCGCATGGTGTATTGATAATTTTGACCTGTTGAATGAAAAAACAGCCCGAGATTTGGTTAATGTCGGGACTATTAAGAAAATCTATGCTTCCATTGACGGGGGTGACAAAGCTACTTTTGAAATGTTAAGAGGAGGCGCAAAATTTGAAGATGTTGTTGGCAATATAAAATTGCTGGAGCGCCAGAAATTAATTCTTAATAAGAAGTTTCCCGAGATAAAACTAATTTGCACTGTTTCCATGAAAAATATCCAAAATATGGGAAAAATAGTGGAATTAGCAAAGGAGCTTAACCTTAAAGAAGTTCTTTTCAGCCCTCTGCTCATAATGGATAATTATTCTCCGGGCTATGAAGAATTAATTAAGACTATGATGCCATCTATGGGCTTGTATCAAGAAGAGGGTAAGAAAGCGGTTCAGAAGGGTAGAGAGTTAGGGGTAAATGTTTGCATTACAGAGATAAAACGTTTTGCTACTGATTGCTATAAATGGCTTTGGAATGAAGTTGATATAGGTTATGATGGAGCTGTCTGGCCATGCTGCCGTATGGATTATGGAGGAGATGAAAAAAAGAATGTTCCTTATGGGAATATTTTTAAAGAGAGTTTTAGAAGAATTTGGCTTTCCGATAGATATAGATTAACCAGAGAGAAATTATCTAAAGGAGAGCTTGTGGAGGCATGCCGGTATAAAGGATTCTGTGAAGAAGGGGTTTGA
- a CDS encoding PqqD family protein, with translation MPIKPKPDDILRPSKDFLGLEVDGVFVIASLIHGKEYKQDEVFELDDISKRIWQLLDGRRSLKEIAGMLSSDFGISHNELQEDILELTEKFLEKDLLIKAIE, from the coding sequence ATGCCTATAAAGCCCAAACCCGATGATATATTAAGGCCTTCCAAAGACTTTCTTGGATTAGAGGTGGATGGAGTTTTTGTAATTGCCAGCCTTATCCATGGTAAAGAATATAAGCAAGATGAAGTATTTGAGTTAGACGATATAAGCAAGCGGATATGGCAATTGCTTGATGGGCGTAGGAGCTTAAAAGAGATAGCAGGTATGTTATCCTCAGATTTTGGAATATCTCATAATGAATTGCAGGAAGATATTTTAGAACTTACGGAAAAGTTTCTTGAAAAAGACTTGCTGATAAAAGCGATTGAATAA
- a CDS encoding PqqD family protein — translation MPVQYKIKTEDVSYKLVENEVIVLNLKTGEYYTLDETGSFVWLLLEQKTSIDEIAGKLSKKYGIDKKVAFSDTKLLLKNFMKENLIFII, via the coding sequence ATGCCTGTTCAATACAAAATTAAGACAGAAGATGTTAGTTATAAATTAGTTGAGAATGAGGTAATTGTCCTTAATCTAAAGACCGGTGAATATTACACTTTAGATGAAACTGGTTCATTTGTATGGCTATTATTGGAGCAAAAGACATCAATTGATGAAATAGCCGGTAAATTATCAAAAAAATATGGTATTGATAAAAAGGTTGCCTTTTCTGATACTAAGCTTCTGTTAAAGAATTTCATGAAAGAAAACCTCATATTTATTATATAA
- a CDS encoding radical SAM protein produces MVNVLLQHPREILRRLIKEKNLRKTIGFINFLLSKRIPFLFSPLCLQISLTNRCNLKCLSCSNKHFKGERSDLSYDDFKYIIGQFPFLEHVDTTSFGECFLNKDFFKMLEYLKKKMITVSFANNFTLLDKEIAQRILSAGNITTIVASIDAPDKETFEALRVGAKFEEAIENIKYIVGLRNKHNNKLLHFKVNCTVSSKNVLSMVKMVELTKDLGFEGIFFMPAIRMDVFPGTYLDLLDSIKPEASVFAEEGAKALKRGRELNCDVIVGNVRHPASLCYSQSLLWDKIMIELDGSVWPCCFMNLNYVPSEGKISAFGNIFNESFRSIWLSKRYKDLRLKMARGELTKDCYFKGFCIADGEKALA; encoded by the coding sequence ATGGTAAATGTTTTACTCCAACATCCAAGAGAAATCCTCAGACGGCTAATTAAAGAAAAGAATCTTAGGAAAACAATCGGGTTTATTAATTTCTTGCTTTCAAAAAGAATCCCCTTCCTATTTTCCCCGCTTTGCCTGCAAATCTCGTTAACCAACAGATGTAATTTGAAATGCTTAAGTTGTTCCAATAAGCATTTCAAAGGTGAAAGGTCTGATTTAAGCTACGATGATTTCAAATATATTATTGGCCAATTCCCTTTTCTTGAGCATGTTGATACCACAAGCTTCGGAGAGTGTTTTTTAAATAAAGACTTTTTTAAAATGTTGGAATATTTGAAGAAGAAAATGATTACGGTATCATTTGCCAATAATTTTACTCTTTTAGATAAAGAGATTGCTCAAAGGATTTTATCAGCTGGCAATATCACAACAATCGTTGCTTCAATTGATGCCCCAGATAAAGAAACTTTTGAGGCGTTAAGAGTTGGCGCAAAATTTGAGGAGGCCATAGAGAATATTAAGTATATTGTAGGTTTAAGGAATAAGCATAACAACAAGCTTCTGCATTTTAAAGTCAATTGTACTGTTTCAAGCAAGAATGTTTTAAGCATGGTTAAGATGGTTGAATTAACAAAGGATTTAGGTTTTGAAGGGATATTTTTCATGCCAGCGATTAGAATGGATGTTTTTCCCGGTACTTATCTAGATCTGTTAGATAGCATTAAGCCAGAAGCATCTGTTTTTGCTGAAGAAGGCGCAAAAGCGCTTAAAAGAGGGAGAGAGTTAAATTGTGATGTCATTGTCGGGAATGTAAGGCATCCGGCTTCTCTTTGTTATTCGCAAAGTTTGCTGTGGGATAAAATAATGATAGAGCTCGATGGTTCTGTTTGGCCCTGTTGTTTTATGAATTTAAATTATGTGCCTTCCGAAGGAAAGATTTCTGCTTTTGGGAATATCTTTAATGAAAGCTTTCGCTCTATTTGGCTTTCAAAGAGGTATAAAGATTTAAGGTTAAAGATGGCCCGAGGGGAATTAACAAAGGATTGTTATTTTAAAGGATTTTGCATAGCAGATGGAGAAAAAGCTTTAGCATGA